The following are encoded together in the Euwallacea fornicatus isolate EFF26 chromosome 11, ASM4011564v1, whole genome shotgun sequence genome:
- the LOC136342136 gene encoding ADP-ribosylation factor-like protein 16, translating to MVLCIGPESSGKSLLLKKIKNPDYVDKTTTSVPTVGTDIQNLRIDEKLYTIREVGGTLAPLWPKYFADVGKVMYVVDASNLCQISAAGVLLYTVLVHPLLQKARFLLVLTKMDCSYRQMRNEALLMLQMKRLQSEIRQKINIVEASAISGLGREEIIKWITG from the coding sequence ATGGTGCTCTGCATCGGCCCCGAGTCCTCTGGTAAATCccttttattaaagaaaattaagaacCCTGATTACGTTGACAAAACCACCACTTCTGTACCCACTGTGGGCACCGATATCCAGAATCTCCGTATTGATGAAAAACTCTACACTATTCGCGAAGTAGGTGGTACTTTAGCTCCTCTCTGGCCCAAATACTTTGCCGATGTGGGTAAGGTAATGTACGTGGTGGACGCTTCGAATTTATGCCAGATTTCCGCCGCCGGCGTGCTACTCTACACAGTTTTGGTGCATCCCCTGCTTCAGAAAGCCCGCTTTTTACTGGTACTGACTAAGATGGACTGCAGCTACAGACAGATGCGCAACGAAGCTCTGCTCATGCTGCAGATGAAACGACTGCAGAGTGAGATCAGGCAGAAAATCAACATTGTAGAAGCCAGTGCTATCAGCGGACTCGGCAGGGAAGAGATCATCAAATGGATAACTGGTTAA
- the LOC136342131 gene encoding ethanolaminephosphotransferase 1-like isoform X2 — protein MHPFWNWVVQYCPKNIAPNLLTFTGFLCTIGMYLMLMVMDYDFTASDPDHPEVAPLPRWVWFMAGLLLFVGYTLDGIDGKQARRTGTSGPLGELFDHGLDSYTAGLIPATMYSIFGRGSHYSVPPFRMFFTMCNVLVNFYLSHFEKYNTGVMFLPWGYDFTMCGMIITFLITSLFGSDLWQYSIFGITNGMFVEGTLYFFSAITNWPIVLHNIYKSYKDGTGHMRSFPEAIRPLIPLILCYYITYLWMAWSPSNIIEKDPRALFFLMGTIFSNISCRLIVAQMSSTRCDWFSPMFLPMLLAIAVTAVTKLAWLELFLLYALCFGTSLAHIHYGTCLVRQMCRHFKINCFTIKKRSD, from the exons ATGCACCCCTTTTGGAACTGGGTGGTGCAG TACTGTCCCAAAAATATTGCTCCAAACCTGCTGACCTTCACAGGCTTCCTATGCACAATTGGCATGTACCTCATGCTGATGGTGATGGACTATGACTTTACAGCTTCAGATCCAGATCATCCTGAGGTGGCCCCCTTACCCCGTTGGGTCTGGTTCATGGCAGGTTTGCTGCTATTTGTGGGCTACACATTGG ATGGCATTGATGGTAAGCAAGCCCGGCGCACAGGCACCAGCGGCCCCTTGGGTGAACTTTTCGACCATGGTCTTGACTCCTATACAGCGGGGCTCATCCCTGCTACTATGTACTCAATATTTGGTCGGGGATCACACTATAGTGTGCCCCCTTTTCGCATGTTTTTTACCATGTGCAACGTTCTGGTCAACTTTTATttgtcacattttgaaaagtacAACACTGGAGTGATGTTTCTGCCATGGGGCTATGATTTCACCATGTGTGGCATGATAATCACCTTCTTAATCACTTCG TTGTTTGGCTCAGACTTGTGGCAATACAGCATATTTGGGATCACCAATGGAATGTTTGTTGAGGGCACCTTATACTTCTTCTCGGCAATCACCAATTGGCCTATAGTGCTTCACAACATCTATAAGTCATATAAAGATGGAACTGGACATATGCGGTCTTTCCCTGAAGCAATTAGACCGCTAATTCCTTTAATACTGTGCTATTACATCACCTATTTATGGATGGCATGGAGCCCGTCGAATATAATTGAAAAGGATCCTCGAGCATTATTCTTTCTGATGGGCACCATCTTCTCCAACATATCG TGTCGGCTAATTGTGGCCCAAATGAGCAGCACGCGCTGCGATTGGTTCAGTCCAATGTTCCTGCCGATGCTGCTGGCTATCGCTGTGACTGCGGTCACTAAGTTGGCGTGGCTTGAATTGTTCTTGCTCTACGCCCTATGTTTTGGCACCTCTTTGGCCCACATACATTATGGAACATGTCTG GTGCGTCAGATGTGCAGACACTTCAAAATCAACTGTTTCACTATAAAGAAGCGCTCGGATTGA
- the LOC136342131 gene encoding ethanolaminephosphotransferase 1-like isoform X1, whose amino-acid sequence MFLEREYLSPEQLNGFDNYKYNCKDTGLLSIYVMHPFWNWVVQYCPKNIAPNLLTFTGFLCTIGMYLMLMVMDYDFTASDPDHPEVAPLPRWVWFMAGLLLFVGYTLDGIDGKQARRTGTSGPLGELFDHGLDSYTAGLIPATMYSIFGRGSHYSVPPFRMFFTMCNVLVNFYLSHFEKYNTGVMFLPWGYDFTMCGMIITFLITSLFGSDLWQYSIFGITNGMFVEGTLYFFSAITNWPIVLHNIYKSYKDGTGHMRSFPEAIRPLIPLILCYYITYLWMAWSPSNIIEKDPRALFFLMGTIFSNISCRLIVAQMSSTRCDWFSPMFLPMLLAIAVTAVTKLAWLELFLLYALCFGTSLAHIHYGTCLVRQMCRHFKINCFTIKKRSD is encoded by the exons ATGTTCCTTGAACGGGAATATTTATCTCCAGAACAATTAAATGGCTTTGATAATTATAAG TATAACTGCAAAGACACAGGGCTGCTCAGCATCTACGTCATGCACCCCTTTTGGAACTGGGTGGTGCAG TACTGTCCCAAAAATATTGCTCCAAACCTGCTGACCTTCACAGGCTTCCTATGCACAATTGGCATGTACCTCATGCTGATGGTGATGGACTATGACTTTACAGCTTCAGATCCAGATCATCCTGAGGTGGCCCCCTTACCCCGTTGGGTCTGGTTCATGGCAGGTTTGCTGCTATTTGTGGGCTACACATTGG ATGGCATTGATGGTAAGCAAGCCCGGCGCACAGGCACCAGCGGCCCCTTGGGTGAACTTTTCGACCATGGTCTTGACTCCTATACAGCGGGGCTCATCCCTGCTACTATGTACTCAATATTTGGTCGGGGATCACACTATAGTGTGCCCCCTTTTCGCATGTTTTTTACCATGTGCAACGTTCTGGTCAACTTTTATttgtcacattttgaaaagtacAACACTGGAGTGATGTTTCTGCCATGGGGCTATGATTTCACCATGTGTGGCATGATAATCACCTTCTTAATCACTTCG TTGTTTGGCTCAGACTTGTGGCAATACAGCATATTTGGGATCACCAATGGAATGTTTGTTGAGGGCACCTTATACTTCTTCTCGGCAATCACCAATTGGCCTATAGTGCTTCACAACATCTATAAGTCATATAAAGATGGAACTGGACATATGCGGTCTTTCCCTGAAGCAATTAGACCGCTAATTCCTTTAATACTGTGCTATTACATCACCTATTTATGGATGGCATGGAGCCCGTCGAATATAATTGAAAAGGATCCTCGAGCATTATTCTTTCTGATGGGCACCATCTTCTCCAACATATCG TGTCGGCTAATTGTGGCCCAAATGAGCAGCACGCGCTGCGATTGGTTCAGTCCAATGTTCCTGCCGATGCTGCTGGCTATCGCTGTGACTGCGGTCACTAAGTTGGCGTGGCTTGAATTGTTCTTGCTCTACGCCCTATGTTTTGGCACCTCTTTGGCCCACATACATTATGGAACATGTCTG GTGCGTCAGATGTGCAGACACTTCAAAATCAACTGTTTCACTATAAAGAAGCGCTCGGATTGA
- the LOC136342131 gene encoding ethanolaminephosphotransferase 1-like isoform X3 gives MYLMLMVMDYDFTASDPDHPEVAPLPRWVWFMAGLLLFVGYTLDGIDGKQARRTGTSGPLGELFDHGLDSYTAGLIPATMYSIFGRGSHYSVPPFRMFFTMCNVLVNFYLSHFEKYNTGVMFLPWGYDFTMCGMIITFLITSLFGSDLWQYSIFGITNGMFVEGTLYFFSAITNWPIVLHNIYKSYKDGTGHMRSFPEAIRPLIPLILCYYITYLWMAWSPSNIIEKDPRALFFLMGTIFSNISCRLIVAQMSSTRCDWFSPMFLPMLLAIAVTAVTKLAWLELFLLYALCFGTSLAHIHYGTCLVRQMCRHFKINCFTIKKRSD, from the exons ATGTACCTCATGCTGATGGTGATGGACTATGACTTTACAGCTTCAGATCCAGATCATCCTGAGGTGGCCCCCTTACCCCGTTGGGTCTGGTTCATGGCAGGTTTGCTGCTATTTGTGGGCTACACATTGG ATGGCATTGATGGTAAGCAAGCCCGGCGCACAGGCACCAGCGGCCCCTTGGGTGAACTTTTCGACCATGGTCTTGACTCCTATACAGCGGGGCTCATCCCTGCTACTATGTACTCAATATTTGGTCGGGGATCACACTATAGTGTGCCCCCTTTTCGCATGTTTTTTACCATGTGCAACGTTCTGGTCAACTTTTATttgtcacattttgaaaagtacAACACTGGAGTGATGTTTCTGCCATGGGGCTATGATTTCACCATGTGTGGCATGATAATCACCTTCTTAATCACTTCG TTGTTTGGCTCAGACTTGTGGCAATACAGCATATTTGGGATCACCAATGGAATGTTTGTTGAGGGCACCTTATACTTCTTCTCGGCAATCACCAATTGGCCTATAGTGCTTCACAACATCTATAAGTCATATAAAGATGGAACTGGACATATGCGGTCTTTCCCTGAAGCAATTAGACCGCTAATTCCTTTAATACTGTGCTATTACATCACCTATTTATGGATGGCATGGAGCCCGTCGAATATAATTGAAAAGGATCCTCGAGCATTATTCTTTCTGATGGGCACCATCTTCTCCAACATATCG TGTCGGCTAATTGTGGCCCAAATGAGCAGCACGCGCTGCGATTGGTTCAGTCCAATGTTCCTGCCGATGCTGCTGGCTATCGCTGTGACTGCGGTCACTAAGTTGGCGTGGCTTGAATTGTTCTTGCTCTACGCCCTATGTTTTGGCACCTCTTTGGCCCACATACATTATGGAACATGTCTG GTGCGTCAGATGTGCAGACACTTCAAAATCAACTGTTTCACTATAAAGAAGCGCTCGGATTGA
- the Dysb gene encoding dysbindin protein homolog, which yields MFSGIRYKLLQVKSNVSLFGSDDTSVKSQKQTALYNPQTGAPILHHFQQHWQELHALNEFNAKAAQGVSIQIENVFSRIAQSKSDIDLISHLLTSSNLTRNISKCLRQVQGLYESCKEAEGKLEQLEDMLDQQEFEQMVLRHHGHMQSYEERKLAALEKVQSALEEEYQKKVLEMESSKKLLLEERQKVFHEAFKSDLEVYKNLGTIPKVKLSKSHNGPILEEIQLDFDQSDLEQFFNEELGDSAKT from the exons ATGTTTAGCGGTATTAGATACAAACTCCTTCAAGTAAAGAGCAACGTCAGCCTCTTTGGATCAGATGACACTTCtgtaaaatctcaaaaacaaactGCTCTTTACAACCCCCAAACAGGTGCCCCAATCCTACACCATTTTCAGCAGCATTGGCAGGAGCTACACGCCTTAAACGAGTTCAACGCTAAAGCAGCCCAAGGTGTTTCTatccaaattgaaaatgtgttttctaGGATTGCCCAAAGCAAATCTGATATAGATTTAATATCTCACTTATTAACTAGCTCCAATTTAaccagaaatatttcaaagtgcCTTAGGCAAGTGCAGGGTCTTTACGAGTCTTGCAAGGAAGCTGAGGGGAAGCTTGAGCAATTGGAAGATATGCTTGATCAACAGGAGTTTGAACAAATGGTGCTGAGACATCATGGACACATGCAAAGTTATGAGGAGCGAAAACTAG CTGCCTTGGAGAAGGTGCAAAGTGCACTTGAAGAGGAGTATCAGAAGAAAGTTTTGGAAATGGAGAGCAGTAAAAAATTGCTGCTTGAAGAGAGACAAAAAGTGTTTCATGAGGCTTTTAAAAGTGATTTAGAGGTGTACAAAAACTTAGGAACTATTCCAA AAGTGAAATTATCAAAGAGTCACAATGGACCCATTCTGGAGGAGATTCAGTTGGATTTCGACCAAAGCGACTTGGAGCAATTCTTCAATGAAGAATTAGGGGACTCTGCTAAAACCTGA
- the LOC136341789 gene encoding uncharacterized protein isoform X1: protein MAFLLLCMSDWMSKTLPYDMSKVEQEQAFQTVAHSADPTWTSELCPFQKASMNLYLAAMRYSKYQDVNWTHLMPRTVRDSIPNSRLARYGNYEYNDARELSYTPMVMRCQGLYQTFDKNETEEPWMLEEINGLLSEFLNYYDGKDGTDQESSNVVDSSKVAFESPFLSTSNFNEMILKLQTVSNSIRDIWDSQCSSYFDWHPKTKLHNLFLHKCSANQMLPSLRAISSERKERENNIKILTRNLKEQNTWIFKKQAEIHGESWLKPLQRRVEHRRLYSAVLQGPASSHLPPNYSPSKKETSSECLLELQPENLSPLISYHQKCSYSPATRIRSLLAPLASAAYFLPTTIIFPWVLSPVLISNTSIMNFRQSTYYALLLQNTSVSNSNQRFPAYTTAILPPRHQIVVPSEGWIVQPYTKTNFLPPEWQQHYHVSAEFKHHKKNAQELSFVVKTETNEQDFVSVTSISSEELELQALEQYKVSNTHVFQELERQAVDQSEQSENQKSPSKCLEKTPFGGWLVRCLGGVLKIGNIIKLVAVMR, encoded by the exons ATGGCATTTCTACTCCTTTGCATGTCTGATTGGATGTCAAAAACCCTTCCATATGATATGTCCAAAGTTGAGCAGGAGCAGGCCTTTCAGACCGTTGCCCACAGCGCGGACCCTACCTGGACGAGTGAACTTTGCCCCTTTCAAAAGGCCAGTATG AATCTGTACTTAGCCGCTATGCGGTACAGTAAGTATCAGGACGTTAACTGGACGCATTTGATGCCTCGTACTGTGCGTGATAGTATCCCCAATAGCAGACTTGCCCGATATGGCAATTATGAGTACAATGATGCTCGGGAGTTGTCATATACCCCTATGGTCATGAGGTGCCAGGGGCTGTACCAGACTTTTGATAAAAACGAGACTGAAGAGCCGTGGATGTTGGAAGAAATCAATGGTTTACTCTCGGAGTTCCTGAATTATT ATGATGGAAAGGACGGAACAGACCAAGAGTCATCAAATGTTGTCGACTCAAGCAAAGTGGCTTTTGAGTCTCCATTCCTCAGTActtcaaatttcaatgaaatgatCTTGAAACTACAAACAG TCTCAAACAGCATTAGAGATATCTGGGACTCTCAGTGCTCCTCCTACTTTGACTGGCATCCCAAAACCAAACTCCACAATTTATTTCTACACAAATGTTCTGCCAATCAGATGTTACCTTCTCTACGGGCCATATCCTCAGAGAGGAAGGAAAGGGAGAACAATATCaag ATTTTGACAAGGAACCTCAAAGAACAGAACACATGGATTTTTAAGAAACAAGCGGAAATTCATGGAGAGTCATGGCTCAAGCCCCTACAAAGGAGAGTAGAACACCGCAGGCTCTACTCCGCAGTGTTGCAGGGTCCCGCCTCTTCACACTTACCACCTAATTACTCCCCCTCTAAGAAGGAGACTTCTTCTGAGTGCTTACTTGAGCTTCAACCAGAAAACCTTTCTCCTCTTATATCCTATCACCAGAAGTGCTCTTACAGCCCTGCAACGCGAATTCGAAGCCTGTTGGCCCCCCTTGCTTCTGCAGCATACTTTCTCCCAACCACCATTATATTTCCCTGGGTATTGTCACCTGTCCTAATCTCCAACACAAGTATCATGAACTTTAGGCAGTCCACCTACTATGCATTACTCTTGCAAAACACTTCTGTTTCAAACTCAAATCAACGCTTTCCCGCTTACACGACCGCGATACTCCCACCTCGTCATCAAATAGTGGTGCCCTCTGAGGGCTGGATTGTACAACCTTATACCAAAACCAACTTTCTTCCTCCTGAGTGGCAACAACATTACCACGTATCCGCAGAATTTAAGCACCACAAAAAGAATGCTCAGGAATTAAGTTTTGTTGTAAAGACTGAGACCAATGAACAAGACTTCGTTTCAGTTACTAGCATATCTTCAGAAGAGTTGGAATTGCAGGCGTTAGAACAATACAAGGTCTCGAACACACATGTGTTTCAGGAACTGGAAAGGCAGGCGGTGGATCAATCCGAGCAGTCGGAAAACCAGAAAAGCCCCTCAAAATGCCTTGAAAAGACCCCATTCGGGGGGTGGCTGGTTAGGTGTCTGGGGGGCGTCTTGAAAATAGGCAATATCATAAAACTCGTTGCGGTCATGCGGTAa
- the LOC136341789 gene encoding cytochrome c oxidase subunit 7C, mitochondrial-like isoform X2, protein MIGKSALFTRNAIASFIRHHGHGGIPGENLPFSINNRYKLTALFIAFFGSGFGAPFLIVRHQMTKS, encoded by the exons ATGATTGGAAAAAGTGCCCTTTTCACCCGTAACGCCATCGCTAGTTTTATCAGGCACCATGGCCATGGTGGTATACCCGGAGAG AATTTGCCATTTTCTATTAACAATCGCTACAAGCTTACCGCCCTGTTTATCGCCTTCTTCGGTTCGGGATTTGGTGCTCCCTTCCTTATTGTGAGGCATCAGATGACcaaatcttaa
- the LOC136341790 gene encoding XK-related protein 4-like, with protein MTVLHQKKTGPEHNKDEIDRLSSKDRVTNWDIVGFIISIISHLIDVFFDCNLAYRYYLSNYIGYFFTTVGFILIPAVINTGFSLRMYVLSPDNNHRTLTKKFTKRRVLCVLVLVFQLAPVLRYFDALQYAIKSKKAEKTGDQENQRKYYELMVKEDSDVALLRVLECFLEAAPQQILQLAIIFATHGKEFEQTLTMVHQLLSIGSSFVSMAWSMASYQRLLRVSLKTKHNISWPATIVQFMWHFLVTVSRILCISVVASVYPVHTILVLVFHWFVMTIWLSATSSENNFCDHNKMYDFLFYSIFGAVYIFTQVVLVDGPTFLKYLIFYGILFGENTLANVVWIWNADETLEKTHYYKPIIYLNIIPFVVGIIFMLLYYKVFHPSTGYNRQRVTADPIRRLLRLVCTHSPQDYLFSVRFLSL; from the exons ATGACGGTGCTCCATCAGAAAAAAACAGGTCCCGAACACAACAAAGATGAAATCGATCGCCTGTCCTCCAAAGATCGCGTCACCAACTGGGACATAGTGGGCTTCATAATCAGCATAATCAGCCACCTAATCGATGTGTTCTTCGACTGTAATTTGGCTTACCGTTATTACTTAAGCAATTACATTGGTTATTTCTTCACCACGGTGGGCTTCATTTTGATCCCGGCGGTGATTAATACAGGTTTTAGCCTGCGGATGTATGTTTTGAGTCCTGATAACAACCATCGAACATTGACAAAAAAGTTCACAAAGAGACGGGTGTTGTGTGTGCTGGTTTTGGTGTTTCAATTGGCCCCAGTGTTAAGGTATTTTGACGCCTTACAGTATGCAATCAAATCAAAGAAGGCTGAAAAGACAGGCGATCAGGAGAACCAAAGGAAATACTATGAGTTAATGGTTAAGGAGGATTCAGATGTTGCTTTATTGAGGGTGTTGGAATGTTTTCTGGAGGCTGCGCCGCAACAGATATTGCAATTGGCCATTATTTTTGCTACCCATGGGAAAGAGTTTGAGCAAACTTTAACAA TGGTGCATCAATTGCTCTCAATTGGAAGCTCTTTTGTTAGCATGGCCTGGTCAATGGCTTCTTATCAAAGACTCTTACGTGTCTCACTGAAGACCAAGCATAACATCTCATGGCCAGCTACCATAGTACAGTTTATGTGGCATTTCTTAGTCACTGTTTCAAGAATTCTCTGCATCAGTGTTGTGGCCTCCGTATACCCTGTTCACACAATACTGGTGCTTGTTTTCCACTGGTTTGTCATGACAATCTGGCTCTCTGCCACCAGTTCTGAAAACAACTTCTGTGATCACAATAAAATGTAtgactttttgttttattcaatttttggggctgtttatatttttactcAG GTGGTTTTGGTAGATGGCCCTACTTTTCTGAAGTACctaattttctatgggatACTCTTTGGGGAAaatactttggcaaatgtggtgTGGATTTGGAATGCTGATGAGACTTTGGAAAAAACCCATTATTACAAGCCAATAATTTACCTGAATATAATTCCTTTTGTAGTGGGGATTATTTTCATGCTGTTGTATTACAAGGTGTTCCACCCAAGCACTGGGTACAACCGCCAAAGAGTGACTGCAGATCCCATTAG GAGATTGCTAAGATTAGTTTGCACTCATAGTCCACaggattatttattttcagttaggTTTTTGAGCTTGTGA
- the Mccc2 gene encoding probable methylcrotonoyl-CoA carboxylase beta chain, mitochondrial produces the protein MWSKRSLLKCGRNYSVIASKVKPLSNTFMKNHEYISKLVESLHERTGQNLVGGGTKAVQRHTAKGKLLVRDRINLLLDKSSAFLELSALAATDLYEDNINAAGIITGIGRVQGKECMIVANDATVKGGTYYPITVKKHLRAQEIAQENKLPCIYLVDSGGANLPHQAEVFPDRDHFGRIFYNQANMSAMRISQIAVVMGPCTAGGAYVPSMADESIIVKKQGTIFLAGPPLVRAATGEQISAEDLGGADLHCSKSGVTDHYAINDEHALQIARSIVKNLNHTPRDAFDKEFEEPLYDPRELYGIINKDIVKPFDVREVIARVFDGSKFDEFKKKYGETLVCGFAKLYGKTVGILGNNGVLFSESALKGAHFVQLCCQRDIPLIFLQNITGFMVGRQAETEGIAKNGAKLVTAVSCAKVPKMTLIIGGSYGAGNYGMCGRAYSPQFLYLWPNARISVMGGAQAAEVLWQVANTERKEEKKEQFQQRIVDKFEREGSPYFSTARIWDDGIIDPKDTRQVLGLSLAATLNSNKTTKTLFGVFRM, from the exons ATGTGGTCGAAACGCTCGCTACTGAAATGTGGACGGAATTACTCGGTAATTGCCAGTAAAGTAAAGCCACTCTCAAACACTTTTATG AAGAATCATGAATATATATCTAAACTTGTGGAATCGTTGCATGAACGAACTGGACAGAATCTGGTGGGAGGTGGAACAAAGGCTGTTCAACGACACACCGCCAAAGGAAAATTGTTGGTCCGCGACAGAATTAACTTACTTTTAGACAAAAGTTCCGCCTTCCTGGAGCTCTCAGCACTGGCAGCAACTGATTTATATGAAGACAATATCAACGCTGCAGGGATTATTACTGGGATTGGGAGGGTGCAAGg AAAAGAGTGCATGATAGTGGCTAATGATGCCACAGTGAAAGGAGGCACCTACTATCCTATCACTGTGAAAAAGCATCTTCGCGCCCAGGAAATCGCTCAGGAAAACAAACTCCCATGTATCTACTTAGTTGACAGCGGAGGTGCCAATTTGCCCCACCAAGCTGAGGTATTCCCAGACCGGGACCACTTTGGGCGCATTTTCTATAACCAGGCTAACATGTCTGCAATGAGGATTTCACAGATTGCAGTGGTGATGGGGCCATGTACAGCAGGGGGGGCATATGTACCTTCAATGGCAGATGAGAGTATTATAGTGAAAAAACAAGGGACTATATTCCTTGCAGGGCCTCCATTAGTCAGAGCAGCAACTGGGGAACAAATCTCTGCTGAGGATTTAGGAGGAGCCGATTTACATTGTTCTAAATCAGGGGTAACTGATCACTATGCCATTAATGATGAGCATGCTTTGCAAATTGCTCGATCtattgtgaaaaatttaaatcacacCCCTAGAGATGCATTCGATAAAGAATTTGAGGAGCCCTTGTATGACCCACGAGAGCTCTATGGGATTATCAATAAAGATATTGTGAAGCCCTTCGATGTAAGGGAAGTCATAGCTCGGGTTTTTGACGGCTCAAAGTTTgatgaatttaaaaagaagTATGGAGAAACTTTGGTCTGCGGGTTCGCCAAGTTATATGGCAAAACGGTGGGAATTCTGGGTAATAATGGCGTTTTGTTCTCAGAGAGTGCCCTGAAGGGAGCACACTTTGTGCAGCTTTGCTGCCAGAGGGACATACCGCTGATTTTCCTGCAAAATATTAcag GCTTCATGGTGGGGCGTCAAGCTGAAACGGAGGGCATTGCTAAGAATGGAGCCAAATTAGTCACTGCGGTTTCTTGTGCTAAAGTCCCTAAAATGACGCTCATTATTGGAGGCTCTTATGGTGCTGGCAATTATG GAATGTGTGGAAGAGCTTATTCTCCTCAGTTTTTATACTTGTGGCCAAATGCAAGGATTTCAGTAATGGGGGGAGCTCAAGCTGCTGAAGTACTCTGGCAAGTGGCTAATACAGAGAGGAAAGAGGAGAAGAAGGAACAGTTTCAACAAAGGATTGTTGATAAGTTTGAGAGAGAAGGATCACCTTATTTCAGTACTGCCAG AATATGGGATGATGGGATTATTGATCCAAAGGACACAAGGCAGGTTTTGGGACTGAGTTTAGCTGCAACACTGAACAGTAACAAAACAACAAAGACTTTGTTTGGAGTTTTTcgaatgtaa
- the LOC136341791 gene encoding coiled-coil domain-containing protein 86 → MANSEEPQKNVANNMSKPSTHIVKGKPKSGRFWKSEKKKFSSLIKSKGLKSSFERKQVLREKLLKVKEASKDRKAKKAEEEEMRKQRRRDNLKRQEENRKKSEVVQVITNTKKLKKIKKKQLRFIEKRDTTVVVK, encoded by the coding sequence ATGGCAAACTCTGAGGAACCCCAAAAAAACGTTGCAAACAATATGTCCAAACCCTCTACACATATAGTGAAAGGCAAACCAAAATCAGGCCGTTTCTGGAagtccgaaaaaaaaaagttctccTCACTCATTAAATCCAAAGGGTTGAAAAGCTCGTTTGAAAGAAAACAGGTCTTGCGGGAAAAACTGCTGAAGGTAAAAGAAGCCTCAAAGGACAGGAAGGCTAAAAAGGCCGAGGAAGAGGAAATGCGCAAGCAGCGCAGGAGGGATAACCTGAAACGACAAGAggaaaatcggaaaaaatcTGAAGTAGTACAAGTAATTACTAACactaaaaaactgaaaaagatTAAGAAGAAGCAATTGCGATTTATAGAAAAAAGAGATACAACAGTTGTGgtaaaatag
- the Pcd gene encoding probable pterin-4-alpha-carbinolamine dehydratase — translation MNHFKSKGMGSRHAPAMHFHLFLNQLRGVTLNCRHYAAVKTKNKMADKLTTEDRNTQLNALLGKGWTLQNNRDAIYKEFQFTNFNEAFGFMTRTALLADKMDHHPEWFNVYNKVNVTLSSHDISGLSKRDLKMANFMEDVAGGLKV, via the exons ATGAATCACTTCAAGTCCAAAGGGATGGGCTCGAGACATGCGCCCGCAATGCACTTTCACCTCTTCTTGAACCAGTTGCGAGGCGTTACCTTGAATTGCCGACATTACGCTGCCGTGAAAACAAAGAACAAGATG GCAGATAAGTTGACTACGGAAGACCGGAATACTCAACTAAATGCCCTTTTAGGCAAAGGTTGGACGCTGCAAAACAACAGAGATGCGATTTATAAAGAGTTTCAATTTACGAATTTCAATGAG GCGTTTGGTTTCATGACGCGAACGGCCCTGCTTGCAGACAAGATGGATCATCATCCTGAGTGGTTCAATGTGTACAATAAAGTTAATGTTACCTTAAGTTCTCATGACATTAGTGGGTTGAGTAAGAGAGATCTGAAGATGGCCAATTTTATGGAGGATGTGGCTGGTGGACTTAAAGTTTAA